A single window of Streptomyces sp. NBC_00464 DNA harbors:
- a CDS encoding allantoate amidohydrolase, whose protein sequence is MWASLRNIGRNAESGGYRRYAWTGADADCRLWFRMQAEARGLDCEVDRNGNQWAWRGDPLAGDAVVTGSHLDSVPDGGAFDGPLGVVSSFAALDELRRRGVEFTRPLAITNFGDEEGARFGLACVGSRLAAGQLTVEAAHRLRDGDGVPLPQAMEAAGYDPDAIGPDPERLARIGAFVELHVEQGRALDLTGDPVGIASAIWPHGRWRFDFRGEANHAGTTRLADRRDPMLTYAETVLAARREAELAGALATFGKIAVEPNGVNAIPSLVRGWLDSRAADQDTLDTVVAGIEQAAREYAERAGIDLDVVRESFTPVVEFQHALRDELGALLKGSAVRDTGRDVPVLGTGAGHDAGILSASVPTAMLFVRNPTGISHSPAEFAAEDDCVAGVIALADVLEGLACR, encoded by the coding sequence ATGTGGGCGTCCCTGCGGAACATCGGCCGCAACGCCGAGTCCGGCGGCTACCGGCGCTACGCCTGGACCGGGGCCGACGCCGACTGCCGCCTCTGGTTCCGGATGCAGGCAGAGGCCCGCGGCCTCGACTGCGAGGTGGACCGCAACGGCAACCAGTGGGCCTGGCGCGGCGACCCCCTGGCCGGGGACGCCGTCGTCACCGGCTCGCACCTCGACTCCGTACCGGACGGCGGAGCCTTCGACGGACCGCTCGGCGTCGTCTCCTCCTTTGCCGCGCTCGACGAACTCCGCCGCAGGGGAGTGGAGTTCACCAGGCCGCTGGCCATCACCAACTTCGGTGACGAGGAGGGTGCGCGCTTCGGTCTCGCCTGTGTCGGCTCCCGGCTGGCCGCCGGGCAGCTGACCGTCGAGGCCGCGCACCGTCTGCGCGACGGTGACGGCGTCCCCCTGCCGCAAGCCATGGAAGCGGCCGGGTACGACCCCGACGCCATCGGCCCGGACCCCGAACGGCTGGCCCGTATCGGCGCGTTCGTCGAACTCCACGTCGAGCAGGGCCGCGCCCTCGACCTCACCGGCGACCCGGTCGGCATCGCCTCCGCCATCTGGCCGCACGGACGCTGGCGGTTCGACTTCCGGGGCGAGGCCAACCACGCGGGCACCACCCGGCTCGCCGACCGTCGCGACCCGATGCTCACGTACGCCGAGACCGTGCTCGCGGCCCGGCGGGAGGCGGAACTGGCCGGCGCGCTGGCCACCTTCGGCAAGATCGCCGTCGAGCCGAACGGCGTCAACGCCATCCCCTCCCTCGTGCGTGGCTGGCTCGACTCCCGCGCCGCCGACCAGGACACCCTGGACACCGTCGTCGCCGGTATCGAGCAGGCCGCCCGGGAGTACGCGGAGCGGGCCGGGATCGACCTCGACGTCGTACGGGAGTCCTTCACGCCCGTCGTGGAGTTCCAGCACGCCCTGCGCGACGAGCTGGGCGCGCTCCTGAAGGGCTCCGCCGTCCGGGACACCGGGCGCGACGTCCCCGTGCTCGGCACCGGAGCCGGACACGATGCGGGTATTTTGTCCGCTTCGGTCCCTACCGCCATGCTGTTCGTGCGGAACCCCACCGGGATCTCGCACTCGCCGGCCGAGTTCGCCGCCGAGGACGACTGCGTGGCCGGGGTGATCGCACTCGCCGACGTACTGGAAGGTCTCGCGTGCCGATGA
- the hutI gene encoding imidazolonepropionase: MTTTAITHISALVTNDPSLGDSSPLGLIQDAAVVIEGDRVVWTGESSKAPATDNAVDAGGRAVIPGFVDSHSHLVFAGDRTQEFNARMSGRAYSAGGIRTTVAATRAATDDELSANVARYLAEALRQGTTTFETKSGYGLTVEDEARALRIAARHTDEVTFLGAHIVSPDYADDPAGYVDLVTGPMLDACAPYARWIDVFCERGAFDGDQARAILTAGRAKGLHPRVHANQLGHGPGVQLAVELDAASADHCTHLTDADVDALAQSETVATLLPGAEFSTRAAWPDARRLLDAGATVALSTDCNPGSSFTSSVPFCIALAVRDMGMTPDEALWSATAGGAAALRRGDIGRIAPGARADLVVLDAPSHVHLAYRPGVPLVHEVWRSGERVVAPRSV, from the coding sequence ATGACGACGACCGCCATCACCCACATCTCCGCACTGGTCACCAACGACCCCTCCCTCGGTGACAGTTCCCCCCTCGGACTGATCCAGGACGCGGCCGTCGTCATCGAGGGCGACCGGGTCGTCTGGACCGGTGAATCAAGCAAAGCACCCGCCACTGACAACGCCGTCGACGCGGGCGGCCGGGCCGTGATCCCCGGCTTCGTCGACTCCCACTCCCACCTCGTCTTCGCGGGCGACCGCACCCAGGAGTTCAACGCCCGGATGTCCGGCCGCGCCTACAGCGCGGGCGGGATCAGGACCACCGTCGCCGCCACCCGCGCGGCCACCGACGACGAGCTCTCCGCCAATGTCGCCCGCTACCTCGCCGAGGCGCTGCGTCAGGGCACCACGACCTTCGAGACCAAGTCCGGCTACGGCCTCACCGTCGAGGACGAGGCCCGCGCCCTGCGCATCGCGGCCCGCCACACAGACGAGGTCACCTTCCTCGGCGCCCACATCGTCTCCCCGGACTACGCGGACGACCCGGCCGGCTACGTCGACCTGGTCACCGGACCGATGCTCGACGCCTGCGCCCCGTACGCGCGCTGGATCGACGTCTTCTGCGAGAGGGGCGCGTTCGACGGCGATCAGGCCCGGGCGATCCTGACCGCGGGCCGCGCCAAGGGCCTCCACCCCCGGGTCCACGCCAACCAGCTCGGGCACGGTCCCGGCGTCCAGCTCGCCGTCGAGCTCGATGCCGCGTCCGCCGACCACTGCACCCACCTCACCGACGCCGACGTCGACGCCCTGGCCCAGTCGGAGACCGTCGCCACGCTGCTCCCCGGCGCCGAGTTCTCCACCCGGGCGGCCTGGCCCGATGCCCGCCGCCTCCTCGACGCGGGCGCCACCGTCGCGCTCTCCACGGACTGCAACCCGGGCTCCTCGTTCACCTCGTCCGTCCCGTTCTGCATCGCCCTCGCGGTCCGGGACATGGGCATGACCCCCGACGAGGCGCTCTGGTCCGCCACCGCGGGTGGCGCGGCGGCCCTGCGCCGCGGCGACATCGGCCGGATCGCCCCCGGCGCCCGCGCCGACCTGGTGGTCCTCGACGCCCCCAGCCACGTCCACCTCGCCTACCGGCCGGGCGTACCGCTGGTCCACGAGGTCTGGCGGAGCGGCGAGCGGGTCGTCGCACCGCGCAGCGTCTGA
- a CDS encoding ATP-binding protein, translating into MSTTRQHPPGDLGREPEGAGVGARADAGLRADARSGVPSAAHVEPGERQWRTLSLREASGIVPTARDFARQALHDWGWLPASTADRRAAAEDVLLVVSELVTNACLHADGPDELRIACTPKALRVEVADGGAGQPAPRTPHRAGRPGGHGMFIVQRLCLDWGVVRVPGEPGKTVWAELAAPA; encoded by the coding sequence ATGAGCACCACCCGGCAGCATCCGCCGGGCGACCTCGGCCGCGAGCCGGAGGGCGCAGGCGTGGGTGCACGCGCCGACGCGGGCTTGCGCGCGGACGCGCGTTCCGGCGTTCCCTCCGCCGCGCACGTGGAGCCCGGGGAGCGGCAGTGGCGCACGCTGTCGCTCCGGGAGGCCAGCGGCATCGTGCCGACGGCCCGTGATTTCGCCCGCCAGGCGCTCCATGACTGGGGCTGGCTCCCCGCCTCGACCGCCGACCGCCGTGCCGCCGCCGAGGATGTCCTGCTGGTCGTCTCCGAGCTGGTCACCAACGCGTGCCTGCATGCGGACGGCCCCGACGAGCTCCGCATCGCCTGCACGCCGAAGGCGCTGCGGGTCGAGGTCGCCGACGGTGGCGCCGGGCAGCCCGCACCCCGCACCCCGCACCGGGCGGGACGGCCCGGCGGGCACGGCATGTTCATCGTGCAGCGGCTCTGCCTCGACTGGGGAGTCGTACGGGTTCCGGGCGAGCCCGGCAAGACCGTCTGGGCGGAGCTGGCCGCCCCCGCATAG
- a CDS encoding formimidoylglutamate deiminase, which translates to MTTEPTTEPTTELATEPAGKPVTVTYWLSHAWLGTHVEPDVVLEVAGGRIAGVRTGVDAPPPGATVLRGLTLPGLANAHSHAFHRALRSTVQVGSGTFWTWRETMYQVASRLTPDTYYDLARAVYAEMALAGITAVGEFHYLHHGPGGVPYDNPNAMGEALIAAAREAGIRITLLDTAYLAAGFGRRPSQYQTPDRHQLRFSDTTADAWAERASLLKGDEHALIGAAVHSVRAVPADQLATVAQWAEERQAPLHVHLSEQTAENDACLATHGRTPTRLLADHGVLGPRTTGVHNTHLTGEDIELIGSTATGTCMCPTTERDLADGIGPAVALQRAGSPLSLGSDSHAVIDLFEEARAMELNERLRTRTRGHWTAAALLRAASADGHAALGRPDAGILEPGAPADLVTVALDSVRTAGPVPRLAAETAVFAASAADVRHTVVAGRHIVRDGHHELVGDVPGALAKAIAALHH; encoded by the coding sequence ATGACAACGGAGCCGACAACGGAGCCGACGACGGAGCTCGCCACGGAGCCGGCGGGCAAGCCCGTCACCGTGACGTACTGGCTGTCCCATGCCTGGCTCGGCACCCATGTCGAACCGGACGTCGTCCTGGAGGTGGCCGGCGGACGGATCGCCGGGGTGCGGACCGGCGTCGACGCCCCGCCGCCCGGCGCGACCGTGCTGCGCGGGCTCACCCTGCCGGGGCTCGCCAACGCCCACTCGCACGCCTTCCACCGCGCCCTGCGCTCCACCGTCCAGGTCGGCTCCGGCACCTTCTGGACCTGGCGCGAGACCATGTACCAGGTCGCGTCCCGGCTCACCCCCGATACGTACTACGACCTGGCCCGTGCCGTGTACGCCGAGATGGCGCTGGCCGGCATCACCGCGGTCGGCGAATTCCACTATCTGCACCACGGGCCGGGCGGCGTCCCGTACGACAACCCGAACGCGATGGGCGAGGCCCTGATCGCGGCAGCCCGCGAGGCCGGAATCCGGATCACCCTGCTGGACACCGCCTACCTCGCCGCCGGATTCGGCCGTCGGCCCTCCCAGTACCAGACGCCCGACCGGCACCAGCTGCGCTTCTCCGACACCACCGCCGACGCCTGGGCGGAACGCGCCTCCCTCCTCAAGGGTGACGAACACGCCTTGATCGGCGCGGCCGTTCACTCCGTGCGGGCCGTCCCCGCCGACCAGCTCGCCACCGTCGCCCAGTGGGCCGAGGAGCGGCAGGCTCCGCTCCATGTCCACCTCTCCGAGCAGACCGCGGAGAACGACGCCTGCCTCGCCACCCACGGCCGCACCCCCACCCGGCTGCTCGCCGACCACGGGGTCCTCGGCCCGCGCACCACCGGCGTGCACAACACCCACCTCACCGGCGAGGACATCGAGCTCATCGGTTCGACGGCCACCGGCACCTGCATGTGCCCGACCACCGAACGCGACCTGGCCGACGGCATCGGCCCCGCGGTCGCCCTCCAGCGTGCCGGATCGCCGCTCTCGCTGGGCAGCGACAGCCACGCCGTGATCGACCTCTTCGAAGAGGCCCGCGCGATGGAGCTCAACGAGCGCCTGCGCACCCGGACCCGCGGCCACTGGACGGCCGCCGCACTGCTGCGCGCCGCCTCGGCCGACGGCCACGCCGCACTCGGCAGGCCGGACGCGGGCATCCTCGAACCGGGCGCCCCGGCCGACCTCGTGACCGTGGCCCTCGACTCCGTCAGAACCGCGGGGCCGGTGCCCCGACTGGCAGCCGAAACAGCTGTATTCGCCGCCTCCGCGGCCGATGTGCGGCACACCGTGGTCGCGGGCCGGCACATCGTCCGCGACGGACATCACGAGCTGGTCGGCGACGTCCCCGGAGCGCTCGCGAAAGCCATCGCGGCCCTGCACCACTGA
- a CDS encoding roadblock/LC7 domain-containing protein, which yields MVPEAEAQDVLAELQRLRARVPLLSGALAASTDGLVLAHDTPGVEAEGVAALTAAALGVSIRMTDATGRGGFRELLVRGETGYIATYAAGSSAVLTLLAEDRINVGRLHLEGRRSGSRIGELVDAALERTPQPSPGPRAPVPRTPQQPGPLPHRTT from the coding sequence ATGGTGCCCGAGGCCGAAGCACAGGATGTCCTGGCCGAGCTCCAGCGGTTACGCGCCCGGGTTCCGCTCCTCTCCGGCGCCCTCGCGGCCAGTACCGACGGTCTCGTCCTGGCCCATGACACCCCGGGAGTGGAGGCGGAGGGCGTCGCCGCCCTGACCGCGGCCGCGCTCGGCGTCTCGATCCGGATGACGGACGCGACCGGCCGCGGCGGCTTCCGCGAACTCCTCGTGCGCGGCGAGACGGGCTACATCGCGACGTACGCCGCCGGCTCCTCCGCCGTACTGACCCTGCTCGCCGAGGACCGCATCAACGTCGGCCGGCTCCATCTGGAGGGCCGCAGGTCCGGCTCCCGGATCGGCGAGCTCGTCGACGCCGCCCTGGAGCGGACACCCCAGCCCTCCCCCGGCCCGCGCGCCCCGGTGCCCCGCACCCCGCAGCAGCCCGGCCCCCTGCCGCACCGCACGACATGA
- a CDS encoding transcriptional regulator, translating to MRTPAPSPAPAPAAALSPMLQRLAAERATGALMRDRGTLYLADGKVVHAESPATPGIDVLLTRGGSLHREGWWDAVAQAGAGRRVGRYLVDSGRVPGGALELCHLGALYDAAFFALAPTRTPARFRYGVAHWIGPVRPVPVDAVQRETLRRRELLDRIWPEAVTDSAPLVRSDRPADSPVPPRQRRVLERVDGVRTATDIAQELGRSAFHTLVDLRRLAAAGLVAAVRQPTDPAGRIALPEVTADPDVALLRRLRDALEAL from the coding sequence ATGAGAACGCCCGCTCCCTCGCCCGCCCCCGCCCCGGCCGCTGCCCTCTCGCCCATGCTCCAGCGCCTCGCCGCCGAACGGGCCACCGGCGCCCTGATGCGCGACCGCGGCACCCTCTACCTGGCCGACGGCAAGGTGGTGCACGCCGAGAGCCCGGCCACCCCCGGCATCGACGTCCTGCTCACCCGGGGCGGCTCGCTGCACCGCGAGGGCTGGTGGGACGCGGTCGCCCAGGCCGGTGCCGGGCGGCGGGTGGGCCGCTACCTCGTGGACAGCGGCCGGGTGCCGGGCGGTGCCCTGGAGCTGTGCCACCTGGGAGCCCTGTACGACGCGGCGTTCTTCGCCCTCGCCCCGACCCGGACCCCGGCCCGCTTCCGCTACGGGGTCGCCCACTGGATCGGCCCGGTCCGCCCCGTCCCCGTGGACGCCGTGCAGCGCGAGACGCTCCGGCGCCGGGAGCTGCTGGACCGAATCTGGCCGGAGGCCGTGACCGACAGCGCCCCGCTCGTACGGAGCGACCGGCCGGCCGACTCCCCCGTGCCACCGCGCCAGCGCCGCGTACTGGAGCGCGTGGACGGAGTGCGTACGGCGACGGACATCGCGCAGGAGCTGGGCAGGTCGGCGTTCCACACCTTGGTCGACCTGCGCCGGCTCGCGGCCGCGGGTCTGGTCGCCGCGGTACGGCAGCCGACGGACCCGGCCGGCCGCATCGCACTCCCCGAGGTCACGGCCGACCCCGACGTCGCCCTGTTGCGCCGGCTCCGAGACGCATTGGAGGCCCTGTGA
- a CDS encoding peptidase, producing the protein MSYQKRTALALASGLASAVVLLAAPAAHATVVDVNYKCKTPIGDKAAVSPIDIKSVKSGSGYKLTMSFQKGVSSSPVELGKGAMSPSAVIKVGGADPGQVQVAGAPNSAAIPANTPIKISDLSGTYTPKKSGKVDFTAGVLTIKALGTTTTCTPANNPGPSLSLDVTAAGGGGTSTSGGSESLPKTGPLDSAVALGTLGGTVLLTGAAGVLWLTRRGQRATG; encoded by the coding sequence GTGTCGTACCAGAAGCGAACAGCTCTCGCGCTGGCGTCCGGGCTGGCGAGCGCGGTGGTGCTGCTGGCCGCGCCCGCCGCCCACGCGACGGTCGTCGACGTCAACTACAAGTGCAAGACCCCGATCGGCGACAAGGCCGCCGTCTCGCCCATCGACATCAAGAGTGTCAAGAGCGGCAGCGGCTACAAGCTCACCATGTCCTTCCAGAAGGGGGTTTCCTCCAGTCCGGTCGAACTGGGCAAGGGGGCGATGAGCCCCAGTGCCGTGATCAAGGTGGGCGGCGCCGACCCGGGACAGGTGCAGGTCGCCGGAGCGCCCAACTCCGCGGCCATCCCCGCCAACACCCCCATCAAGATCAGTGACCTGTCGGGGACGTACACGCCGAAGAAGAGCGGCAAGGTCGACTTCACCGCCGGGGTGCTCACCATCAAGGCACTCGGTACGACGACGACCTGTACCCCGGCGAACAACCCGGGCCCCTCGCTCTCCCTCGACGTCACCGCGGCGGGCGGCGGCGGTACGAGCACGTCGGGCGGCAGCGAATCACTGCCCAAGACCGGCCCGCTGGACTCGGCGGTGGCGCTCGGCACGCTCGGCGGCACGGTGCTGCTGACCGGTGCGGCCGGCGTGCTGTGGCTGACCAGGCGGGGGCAGCGGGCCACGGGCTGA
- the hutU gene encoding urocanate hydratase, with translation MSGPRPVRAPRGTELSALGWQQEAALRMLQNNLDPEVAEHPDKLVVYGGTGKAARDWRSFDAMVRTLRTLKQDETMLVQSGRPVGVMQTHEWAPRVLIANSNLVGDWANWEEFRRLEALGLTMYGQMTAGSWIYIGTQGILQGTYETFAAVAAKKFGGTLAGTITLTAGLGGMGGAQPLAVTMNDGVAICIDCDPRAIERRIEHRFLDVKADNLAHALQLATEARDARKPLSIGLLGNAADLLPRMLAEGAPVDIVTDQTSAHDPLAYLPLGVDFDDMADYATEKPADFTLRARESMAKHVEAMVGFMDAGAEVFDYGNSIRGEAQLAGYGRAFDFPGFVPAYIRPLFCEGKGPFRWAALSGEASDIHKTDKAMLELFPENESLHRWIKMAGERVHFQGLPARICWLGQGERDKAGERFNDMVASGELVAPLAIGRDHLDCGSVASPYRETEAMLDGSDAIADWPLLNAMVNVASGASWVSIHHGGGVGMGRSIHAGQVTVADGTKLAGEKIRRVLTNDPGMGVIRHVDAGYDIAESVAAERGVRVPMREGGPDTQAGTDGTAA, from the coding sequence ATGTCAGGACCCCGCCCCGTACGGGCACCGCGCGGTACCGAACTGAGCGCCCTGGGATGGCAGCAGGAAGCCGCGCTGCGCATGCTGCAGAACAACCTCGACCCCGAGGTCGCCGAGCACCCCGACAAGCTCGTCGTCTACGGCGGCACGGGCAAGGCGGCCCGCGACTGGCGCTCGTTCGACGCCATGGTCCGCACGCTGCGGACGCTCAAGCAGGACGAGACGATGCTCGTCCAGTCGGGGCGGCCGGTCGGCGTCATGCAGACGCACGAGTGGGCCCCGCGCGTCCTGATCGCCAACTCCAATCTGGTCGGCGACTGGGCGAACTGGGAGGAGTTCCGCCGCCTGGAGGCGCTCGGGCTCACCATGTACGGCCAGATGACCGCCGGTTCGTGGATCTACATCGGTACGCAGGGCATCCTCCAGGGCACCTACGAGACGTTCGCCGCCGTCGCCGCGAAGAAGTTCGGCGGGACGCTGGCCGGGACGATCACGCTGACCGCCGGGCTCGGCGGCATGGGCGGCGCCCAGCCGCTCGCCGTGACGATGAACGACGGCGTCGCGATCTGTATCGACTGCGACCCGCGCGCCATCGAGCGCCGCATCGAGCACCGCTTCCTGGACGTGAAGGCGGACAACCTGGCCCACGCGCTCCAGCTGGCCACCGAGGCGAGGGACGCCCGCAAGCCGCTCTCCATCGGACTGCTCGGCAACGCCGCGGATCTGCTGCCCCGGATGCTCGCCGAGGGCGCCCCGGTCGACATCGTCACCGACCAGACCAGCGCGCACGACCCGCTGGCCTACCTCCCGCTCGGCGTCGACTTCGACGACATGGCCGACTACGCCACCGAGAAGCCCGCCGACTTCACCCTGCGCGCCCGTGAGTCGATGGCGAAGCACGTCGAGGCGATGGTCGGCTTCATGGACGCCGGTGCGGAGGTCTTCGACTACGGCAACTCGATCCGCGGCGAGGCCCAGCTCGCCGGATACGGGCGGGCCTTCGACTTCCCGGGCTTCGTGCCCGCCTACATCAGGCCCCTGTTCTGCGAGGGCAAGGGCCCGTTCCGCTGGGCGGCGCTCTCCGGTGAGGCCTCCGACATCCACAAGACCGACAAGGCGATGCTGGAGCTCTTCCCGGAGAACGAGTCGCTGCACCGCTGGATCAAGATGGCCGGCGAGCGCGTCCACTTCCAGGGCCTGCCCGCCCGCATCTGCTGGCTCGGCCAGGGTGAGCGCGACAAGGCCGGCGAGCGCTTCAACGACATGGTCGCCAGTGGCGAACTGGTCGCCCCGCTGGCCATCGGCCGTGACCACCTGGACTGCGGCTCGGTCGCCTCGCCGTACCGCGAGACCGAAGCCATGCTCGACGGATCCGACGCGATCGCCGACTGGCCGCTGCTGAACGCCATGGTCAACGTGGCCTCCGGCGCCTCCTGGGTCTCCATCCACCACGGCGGCGGCGTGGGCATGGGCCGGTCCATCCACGCCGGACAGGTGACGGTCGCCGACGGTACGAAGCTGGCGGGCGAGAAGATCCGCCGGGTACTGACCAACGACCCGGGCATGGGTGTCATCCGGCACGTCGACGCCGGTTACGACATCGCGGAGTCGGTCGCCGCGGAGCGCGGGGTCAGGGTCCCGATGCGCGAGGGCGGCCCGGACACGCAGGCAGGCACGGACGGGACCGCCGCGTGA
- a CDS encoding STAS domain-containing protein: MDRGTVGSANRGRLQVEARTEGRSEVVTPVGELDHHTADLLREPLEYAVEQGRVRLVVDCSQLEFCDSTGLNVLLGARLKAEAAGGGVHLAGMLPVVARVFEITGAEAVFTVHASLEEALDT; encoded by the coding sequence ATGGACCGCGGGACGGTCGGCAGCGCGAACCGGGGTCGGCTTCAGGTCGAGGCCCGGACCGAGGGCCGCAGTGAGGTTGTCACGCCGGTGGGCGAGCTGGATCACCACACGGCGGACCTGCTGCGCGAGCCCTTGGAGTACGCGGTCGAGCAAGGGCGTGTGCGCCTGGTGGTCGACTGTTCGCAGCTCGAATTCTGCGATTCCACCGGGCTGAATGTGCTGCTCGGTGCCCGCCTCAAGGCGGAGGCGGCCGGGGGAGGGGTCCATTTGGCCGGAATGCTGCCGGTGGTGGCGCGGGTCTTCGAGATCACCGGGGCCGAGGCGGTTTTCACCGTCCACGCCTCCCTCGAAGAGGCCCTGGACACCTGA
- a CDS encoding RNA polymerase sigma factor SigF yields the protein MSPRLDEPRTHDATSACPQGLTESDSPAAVVLDGTRNSTTSSGSDTSSTEDNRSTEGVTGLEGLPEIPPYSEVGPLDARALSKTLFARLESLEEGTHEYSYVRNTLVELNLALVKFAASRFRSRSEPMEDIIQVGTIGLIKAIDRFELSRGVEFPTFAMPTIIGEIKRFFRDTSWSVRVPRRLQELRLDLAKAGDELAQQLDRSPTVGELADRLGITHDEVVEGMAASNAYTASSLDAKPEEDENEGALADRIGYEDHGLEGIEYVESLKPLIASLPGRDRTILSLRFVANMTQSEIGEELGISQMHVSRLLSRTLVKLRKGLTLEE from the coding sequence ATGTCACCCCGGCTCGACGAACCGCGTACCCACGACGCGACGTCAGCATGTCCTCAGGGACTGACCGAATCAGACTCCCCTGCTGCGGTCGTCCTGGACGGCACGCGCAACAGCACCACCAGCAGTGGCAGTGACACCAGCAGTACCGAAGACAACCGCAGCACCGAAGGCGTGACCGGTCTCGAAGGACTTCCCGAGATCCCGCCCTACTCCGAAGTGGGGCCGCTGGATGCCAGGGCCTTGTCGAAGACGCTCTTCGCCCGGCTGGAATCCCTCGAAGAGGGCACGCACGAGTACTCCTACGTACGCAATACGCTCGTCGAACTGAATCTCGCCCTGGTCAAGTTCGCCGCCTCCCGGTTCCGCTCGCGCAGCGAGCCGATGGAGGACATCATCCAGGTCGGCACCATCGGCCTGATCAAGGCGATCGACCGGTTCGAGCTCAGCCGGGGCGTCGAGTTCCCGACCTTCGCGATGCCGACCATCATCGGCGAGATCAAGCGCTTCTTCCGCGACACCAGCTGGTCCGTGCGCGTACCGCGCCGCCTGCAGGAACTGCGGCTCGACCTGGCCAAGGCGGGCGACGAGCTCGCCCAGCAGCTGGACCGATCGCCCACTGTGGGCGAGCTCGCCGACCGCCTCGGCATCACCCACGACGAGGTCGTCGAGGGCATGGCCGCGAGCAACGCGTACACCGCGAGCTCGCTGGACGCCAAGCCCGAGGAGGACGAGAACGAGGGCGCACTGGCCGACCGGATCGGCTACGAGGACCACGGACTCGAAGGCATCGAGTACGTCGAGTCCCTGAAGCCGCTGATCGCCTCGCTGCCGGGCCGCGACCGGACGATCCTCTCGCTCCGGTTCGTCGCCAACATGACGCAGTCGGAGATCGGCGAGGAGCTCGGCATCTCGCAGATGCATGTGTCGCGGCTGCTCTCCCGCACCCTGGTCAAGCTCCGCAAGGGACTGACCCTGGAGGAGTGA
- a CDS encoding COG1470 family protein, which yields MAAVAGATEHPAGPAWTAQPAVSGPGRGEGRPYFYLEGLPGSVLEDRLSVTNPGPEPVTVRLRGADAYNTGDGGFAVRGAHGSTGTGAWLRTASEEVTVPARTRADVPVSFTVPEDAQPGDHPGAIVAESGGRSVGVRVQLRVGGPTLAALTVEDVTVSGGSIHYALVNRGNAVLVPRLSVSADGVFGTLLRRGARTLPVELLPGQRVRLTEPWRDAPALDSVTVRLRVTAAGGAHGEATASAAFVPWVPVTGGALLLLAAVAAGVYGLRRRRGTRRGTRDDGAEPAPDPEQHSDERHLVKAGAES from the coding sequence ATGGCGGCGGTGGCCGGGGCCACCGAGCACCCGGCCGGTCCGGCATGGACGGCACAGCCCGCGGTGAGCGGCCCCGGGCGGGGTGAGGGCAGACCGTACTTCTATCTGGAGGGTCTGCCCGGCAGCGTCCTGGAGGACCGGCTCTCGGTCACCAACCCGGGGCCGGAGCCGGTCACCGTACGGCTGCGCGGCGCCGACGCGTACAACACGGGCGACGGCGGGTTCGCGGTGCGCGGTGCGCACGGCTCCACCGGGACCGGGGCCTGGCTGCGGACGGCGAGCGAGGAGGTGACGGTGCCCGCCCGGACCCGGGCCGACGTGCCGGTCTCCTTCACCGTGCCCGAGGACGCGCAGCCCGGTGACCATCCCGGCGCGATCGTCGCCGAGAGCGGCGGCCGGTCCGTGGGCGTACGGGTCCAGCTGCGGGTCGGCGGGCCGACGCTGGCCGCGCTCACGGTGGAGGACGTGACGGTGAGCGGCGGGAGCATCCACTACGCGCTGGTCAACCGGGGCAACGCGGTTCTCGTGCCGCGCCTGTCCGTCAGCGCGGACGGGGTGTTCGGCACCCTGCTGCGGCGGGGCGCCCGCACCCTGCCCGTGGAACTGCTGCCCGGTCAGCGGGTGCGGCTCACCGAACCGTGGCGGGACGCCCCCGCCCTGGACTCCGTCACCGTACGGCTGCGCGTCACGGCGGCGGGCGGGGCGCACGGCGAGGCGACCGCCTCGGCGGCCTTCGTGCCCTGGGTGCCGGTGACCGGCGGCGCGCTGCTCCTCCTGGCCGCCGTCGCCGCCGGTGTGTACGGCCTCCGGCGCAGGCGAGGCACACGGCGGGGCACACGCGACGACGGGGCCGAACCGGCTCCGGATCCTGAACAGCACTCCGACGAGAGGCACTTGGTGAAGGCGGGAGCGGAATCGTGA